A DNA window from Bacteroidales bacterium contains the following coding sequences:
- a CDS encoding TlpA disulfide reductase family protein, which translates to MRIKKSTCVFVSLVIVLSACSGRKSDKTAEEGNLSASTLVASNVTTGIEVGQRAPELSFKSPEGKEISLSSLRGKIVLIDFWASWCGPCRMENPNVVNVYKKYSDKRFTRGNGFTIYSVSLDTDKSAWTNGIKTDGLLWQNHVSDLQGWNSAPAALYKVQAIPTNFLIDSDGIIIATNLRSEALGQMMESLLR; encoded by the coding sequence ATGAGAATAAAGAAGTCAACTTGTGTTTTTGTAAGTTTAGTTATCGTACTATCGGCATGTTCAGGACGGAAATCCGATAAAACAGCAGAAGAAGGCAATCTGAGCGCATCCACTCTTGTAGCGAGCAACGTTACAACCGGGATTGAAGTAGGGCAGCGTGCTCCCGAGCTTAGTTTTAAATCCCCCGAAGGAAAAGAAATTTCCCTGTCATCCCTGCGCGGAAAGATTGTATTGATCGATTTCTGGGCATCCTGGTGCGGCCCCTGCAGGATGGAAAACCCGAACGTAGTGAATGTTTATAAAAAATATAGCGACAAGCGATTTACCCGTGGCAATGGATTCACCATTTACAGCGTGTCGCTTGATACCGACAAAAGTGCATGGACCAACGGCATAAAAACCGACGGCCTTTTATGGCAAAACCATGTAAGTGATCTGCAGGGCTGGAATTCGGCTCCGGCGGCTTTATATAAAGTACAGGCTATTCCTACGAATTTCCTCATTGATTCCGACGGGATTATTATTGCAACCAATTTGCGTTCAGAAGCACTGGGACAGATGATGGAGAGTCTTTTGAGATAA